One window of the Candidatus Wolbachia massiliensis genome contains the following:
- the ccmA gene encoding heme ABC exporter ATP-binding protein CcmA — MLECENLSCARNNKILFKDLSFKAEPKSKILITGPNGSGKTSLIRSLSGLLPPVSGNIKHCGKDIYGDPKSYIPSMVYMGHKNACKDGLTVVENMRFWAGVRNTKELIMAVVCYLQLQSVLDIKYGELSAGWKRRVALARLLISNANIWLIDEPFCNLDSATCELVLNLISIRSEQNGIVVITGHNSTEQLCDFTTIDMTFVK, encoded by the coding sequence ATGCTCGAATGTGAAAATTTATCCTGTGCCCGCAATAACAAAATATTATTTAAAGATCTTAGTTTTAAAGCTGAACCAAAATCTAAGATCTTAATCACTGGTCCAAATGGTAGTGGTAAAACCAGCTTAATTAGAAGTTTATCTGGACTCTTACCACCAGTGTCAGGCAATATAAAGCACTGCGGGAAAGACATATATGGCGATCCAAAATCTTATATACCTTCTATGGTTTACATGGGGCATAAAAACGCTTGCAAGGACGGCTTAACTGTCGTTGAAAACATGAGATTCTGGGCAGGAGTAAGAAACACTAAAGAATTGATTATGGCAGTTGTTTGTTACTTGCAGTTACAATCTGTACTCGATATTAAATATGGTGAACTTTCTGCAGGTTGGAAAAGAAGAGTTGCGCTTGCTCGCCTTTTGATTTCTAATGCAAACATTTGGCTCATAGATGAACCATTTTGCAATCTTGATAGTGCAACATGTGAATTAGTGCTGAATCTAATCTCAATACGTTCTGAACAAAATGGTATAGTAGTTATTACAGGACATAACTCTACGGAACAGTTATGTGATTTTACAACAATCGACATGACCTTTGTCAAGTGA
- a CDS encoding transposase family protein — MSLNYHKVNKHPRNFRDITGLKIEEFEKIVKKVRPEWEKLEKQKKRHGRTAKLPTLEDKMLCVILYYRTYITHRFLGCLFNLHNANICRLLKKIEPLLAKKITIKKDRTLTPERIMKVLADVTEQQIQQPKESKKRKRSYSGKKKMTTMKTEIVIEESGQILSVSRSYRGKIHDFRIRKQEKLLPTDSIKHADSGYQGWQKLQSNVVIPYKKYRKKLLTEEQKEHNRELASFRMRVENKIRELKIFKILSYVYRNFQKKYNMRFNIIAGLVNLRHGF; from the coding sequence ATGAGTCTAAATTACCATAAAGTAAATAAACACCCAAGAAATTTTCGAGATATAACGGGATTGAAAATAGAAGAATTCGAAAAAATTGTTAAAAAAGTAAGGCCAGAGTGGGAAAAGCTTGAAAAACAGAAAAAGCGCCACGGAAGAACTGCTAAATTACCAACGCTGGAAGATAAAATGCTGTGCGTAATTTTGTATTATCGGACCTACATAACCCACAGATTTTTGGGCTGCCTTTTCAATTTACATAATGCAAATATTTGCCGACTTTTGAAGAAAATAGAGCCGCTACTGGCCAAAAAAATTACCATAAAAAAGGACAGAACCCTAACTCCAGAGAGGATTATGAAGGTACTGGCAGATGTTACAGAACAGCAGATACAGCAGCCAAAAGAAAGCAAAAAACGTAAGAGATCTTACTCAGGAAAGAAAAAAATGACGACTATGAAAACAGAAATTGTGATCGAAGAAAGTGGGCAAATTCTATCGGTTTCAAGATCTTACCGTGGGAAAATTCACGATTTTCGGATAAGAAAACAGGAGAAATTGCTGCCTACGGACAGTATAAAGCATGCTGATTCTGGCTATCAGGGATGGCAAAAGTTGCAAAGTAATGTTGTGATACCATACAAAAAATACCGAAAAAAGCTACTAACTGAGGAGCAAAAGGAGCACAACCGAGAGTTGGCATCATTTAGAATGAGGGTCGAAAATAAGATACGAGAATTGAAAATATTCAAGATTTTGTCGTACGTTTACCGCAACTTTCAGAAAAAATATAACATGAGATTTAACATAATAGCTGGTCTCGTGAATTTGAGGCATGGGTTTTAG
- a CDS encoding DUF2163 domain-containing protein, with translation MQTTLKDHLAGELLTIATCWKLTLVDGKVMGFTDYDGDLNVNNILYKSSSGFTASSILLNSDLKTRPAAKWYVLISG, from the coding sequence ATGCAAACTACGTTAAAAGATCATTTAGCTGGAGAATTACTTACCATTGCTACGTGTTGGAAATTAACACTCGTTGATGGAAAAGTAATGGGATTTACTGATTATGATGGGGATTTAAATGTTAATAATATACTCTATAAATCTTCAAGTGGATTTACGGCCAGCAGTATACTGTTAAACAGCGATTTAAAAACTAGACCTGCTGCGAAGTGGTACGTACTAATTTCAGGATAA
- a CDS encoding IS630 family transposase (programmed frameshift), translated as MPAAYSYDLRKKAIQALDEGESKTAVAKRFKIGRVTLYKWEKRRKETGDFQSKKLGNRGYNHKITDWNAFAEFVKKHGDKTQSEVAKLWGNISRQTIHRALKKIGFTRKKKTYGYKERNEEKRAEFLKVISAKSPEKLVYIDESGIDNTEDYPYGYCRKGERFHALKSGKKTQRVSMIAALNKGKIVAPMTFEGYCDTEIFNGWFEQFLAPILQPGQTVILDNATFHKSKKIVEFAKSVGAEIMYLPPYSPDFNDIEHYWFAIKNRVRRNIPLFKSFRHAVDSAFLHLFPLL; from the exons GTGCCAGCAGCATATAGCTATGACTTAAGGAAAAAAGCCATCCAGGCGTTGGATGAAGGAGAGAGTAAAACAGCAGTAGCAAAGAGATTCAAAATTGGTAGAGTAACATTGTATAAATGGGAGAAAAGGCGCAAAGAAACAGGAGATTTTCAATCGAAGAAACTGGGGAATAGGGGCTATAATCATAAAATTACCGACTGGAATGCGTTTGCAGAATTTGTGAAAAAACATGGCGATAAAACACAGTCAGAGGTGGCTAAACTATGGGGCAATATAAGTCGTCAAACAATTCATAGAGCTCTGAAAAAAATTGGATTTACACGCA AAAAAAAGACTTATGGGTACAAAGAAAGGAACGAAGAAAAACGAGCTGAATTTTTAAAAGTTATATCTGCAAAATCTCCTGAAAAGCTGGTATATATTGATGAATCTGGTATAGACAATACAGAGGACTACCCATACGGGTATTGCAGAAAGGGAGAGAGGTTTCATGCATTAAAATCAGGTAAAAAAACGCAGCGAGTTAGCATGATTGCAGCTTTAAACAAGGGAAAAATCGTTGCACCTATGACCTTTGAAGGCTATTGTGATACAGAGATTTTTAATGGCTGGTTCGAGCAATTTCTGGCACCAATTTTACAGCCTGGACAAACGGTGATTTTGGACAATGCAACTTTTCATAAGTCTAAAAAGATTGTCGAATTTGCCAAAAGTGTTGGTGCAGAAATTATGTATCTCCCTCCCTATTCTCCTGATTTTAATGATATTGAACACTATTGGTTTGCTATCAAAAACAGAGTCAGAAGGAACATACCTCTGTTTAAATCTTTTCGCCATGCTGTCGATTCTGCTTTTCTTCATTTGTTTCCACTATTATGA